A segment of the Desulfitobacterium dehalogenans ATCC 51507 genome:
CAAATATGGGAGAGGGAAGTTCCTTTTTGCTGATTGAGCGGTAGGCATACAGCCCTCCTTCAGTGTCACAAGGTTCAAGAATCGACCAGCCCAGGACCGAGGACGGCTTATTGTACCGCTCCTTGACTCCGCCGAGATTTGTCCACTCAAGCTCCGGATCAAAGTTAAAGAATTCACTCTCTCCTATATGCTCATCAACTTGCTCTGTGGATTTATGCAGGGTAGTGATCGGGCGCGCTTGAAGAATGTAATAACGGTTGCCTGTTTTTGCCCATTCAATATCCTGAGGGAATTGGTAATGTTCCTCTATTCGTTTAATCAGCTCCGTAAGCTCCAGGATATCCTTTTTGCTTAACGAACTCCTTTGCCGCTGATCCTCTGCAACCTCAGCAAAAGTTGTACCAGGCCCGTTCAAAGGGTGCACTGCCATTTTTTCTTTGTCAGCGATGATGTAACGGATGATAGGGTCATTTTGTTTATTAATCACATAGTGGTCCGGGGTTACCTTACCCGAAACGATACCTTCCCCAAGCCCCCAGACAGATTCGATGACGATCTCATTTTCCTTGGCATTCAAAGGGTTGACACTAAAGGCGACTCCGGAAACTTCCGAGTCCACCATCTGCTGAACGACAACAGCCAAAAAAACTTGGCGCTGGTCAAAGCTGTTATTTATGCGGTAATGAATGGCCCTCTCCGTCCAAAGGGAAGCCCAGCACAGCTTAATATGATTGCTCAGCTCAGACAGGGGGATATTGAGATACGATTCCTGCTGCCCGGCAAAGGAGGCCTCAGGCAGGTCTTCCGCTGTGGCCGAGGAACGGACCGCAACCAGAGACCCGTGGCCGATCACTTGGGTAAAGGCCTGAACAACCTCCTGCGCCACTTCTTCCGGGAGGGGAGTTTCCAGAATGCGTTGGGAAATCTCCTGGGAAAGGAGAGCAATATCCTCATTCTTCATAGTTGAGGGCTCGGCAAGTTGAGCTAAGAGCTCATCTAAGCCCGCCCGGCTCACAAATTGACGGTAAGCCTCGGCGGTGATGCAATAGCCCGGCGGAACGGGCAGTCCGGCTTGAGTCATTTCACCTAAGTTAGCGCCCTTGCCTCCGACTTCCTGAATACTGTTGATATCGATTTGCCCAAATTCTTTAATAAACATCATGGGTTGCTCCCTCACTTTTGTGTGCAGTTTTCTAAGCCAAGACCTTTGCTGTGATAAGTGTAAAGGGTATCGATCATCTCTTCCGGAGATGTCTCAAGCTGAAAAACATTCCAGTAACGGACGCTCTGGTATGTGCCGTAAATAAAGCTTACTGCAGCCAGTTCCGTATTTTGAGGATTGAATTCCCCATTCTCAACAGCCTCATCAAGTACGGTCTTAAACCAGCGGGCGAACTCTTGCAAGGAATCGTCACGCTTAATTTTTAGATTGCTCATGGTTCTATTGGCAAGAAAAAACTGTGCTTCTGTACGGTCAGGTAGAGCAGACAATACGATTGTTTCGATTACTCTTTGAATGATTTCCTTAAGATTTGCAACACCATCGATAGCCCGTTCCAAGTGCTGGAGAGATTCATTGTTGATGCGGGAGTATACTTCTTCATAAATGTGTTCTTTGCTGGGGAAATAAAAATACATTGACCCCACAGATACCTCCGCTGCCTGACAAATGTCCTGAATCGAGGTGTTTTCGAAACCCTTTAGCGCAAATAACTTTAAAGCGGTATCGAGA
Coding sequences within it:
- a CDS encoding TetR/AcrR family transcriptional regulator produces the protein MAYKTPKHIQEKKDAKKHHILDTALKLFALKGFENTSIQDICQAAEVSVGSMYFYFPSKEHIYEEVYSRINNESLQHLERAIDGVANLKEIIQRVIETIVLSALPDRTEAQFFLANRTMSNLKIKRDDSLQEFARWFKTVLDEAVENGEFNPQNTELAAVSFIYGTYQSVRYWNVFQLETSPEEMIDTLYTYHSKGLGLENCTQK